The following proteins are co-located in the Escherichia fergusonii ATCC 35469 genome:
- a CDS encoding Na+/H+ antiporter, giving the protein MEIFFTILIMTLVVSLSGVVTRVLPFQVPLPLMQIAIGALLAWPTFGLHVEFDPELFLVLFIPPLLFADGWKTPTREFLEHGREIFGLALALVLVTVVGIGFLIYWVVPGIPLIPAFALAAVLSPTDAVALSGIVGEGRIPKKIMGILQGEALMNDASGLVSLKFAVAVAMGTMVFTVGGATVEFLKVAIGGILAGFVVSWLYGRSLRFLSRWGGDEPATQIVLLFLLPFASYLIAEHIGVSGILAAVAAGMTITRSGVMRRAPLAMRLRANSTWAMLEFVFNGMVFLLLGLQLPGIMETSLIAAEADPNVEVWMLFMDIVLIYVALMLVRFGWLWTMKKLSKRFLKKKPMEFGSWSTREILIASFAGVRGAITLAGVLSIPLLLPDGNVFPARYELVFLAAGVILFSLFVGVVMLPILLQHIEVADHSQQLKEERIARAATAEVAIVAIQKMEERLAADTEENIDTQLLTEVSSRVIGNLRRRADGRNNVETSLQEENLERRFRLAALRSERAELYHLRATREISNETLQKLLHDLDLLEALLIENQ; this is encoded by the coding sequence ATGGAAATTTTCTTTACCATACTCATCATGACCCTTGTGGTCTCGCTGTCCGGGGTGGTCACACGTGTACTGCCCTTCCAGGTCCCCCTTCCATTAATGCAAATTGCCATTGGTGCGCTACTGGCGTGGCCAACGTTTGGCCTGCATGTGGAGTTCGATCCCGAACTTTTCCTGGTGTTATTTATCCCGCCACTGCTGTTTGCTGATGGCTGGAAAACACCAACCAGAGAGTTTCTGGAACACGGGCGAGAGATATTTGGCCTGGCACTTGCGCTGGTACTGGTCACTGTGGTCGGTATCGGTTTTCTCATCTACTGGGTGGTGCCGGGGATCCCGTTGATTCCAGCCTTTGCCCTGGCAGCGGTACTTTCTCCTACTGATGCGGTCGCTCTTTCGGGGATTGTCGGTGAAGGGCGTATCCCGAAAAAAATCATGGGCATTTTGCAGGGCGAAGCGTTGATGAATGACGCCTCTGGTCTGGTGTCATTGAAATTTGCTGTTGCGGTGGCGATGGGCACAATGGTGTTTACTGTTGGTGGTGCCACCGTTGAGTTTCTTAAAGTCGCCATTGGCGGCATTCTTGCGGGCTTTGTGGTGAGCTGGTTGTATGGGCGTTCACTGCGCTTCCTGAGCCGCTGGGGTGGTGATGAGCCGGCAACGCAAATAGTATTGCTGTTCTTGCTGCCGTTTGCCTCTTACCTGATTGCAGAACATATTGGTGTTTCTGGCATTTTGGCTGCGGTCGCCGCCGGGATGACGATTACTCGCTCTGGAGTAATGCGCCGGGCGCCGTTGGCAATGCGATTGCGTGCTAACAGTACCTGGGCGATGCTGGAGTTTGTCTTTAACGGCATGGTGTTCCTGCTGTTAGGGCTGCAATTGCCAGGAATTATGGAAACCTCACTGATTGCTGCAGAGGCCGATCCCAACGTCGAAGTCTGGATGTTGTTTATGGATATCGTCCTGATTTATGTCGCTCTAATGCTGGTGCGTTTTGGCTGGCTGTGGACGATGAAAAAACTCAGCAAGCGCTTCCTGAAGAAGAAACCGATGGAGTTTGGTTCGTGGAGTACGCGCGAAATCCTGATCGCTTCTTTTGCCGGCGTGCGTGGGGCGATTACCCTTGCGGGTGTGCTCTCAATACCGCTGTTATTGCCGGATGGCAATGTCTTCCCGGCACGCTACGAACTGGTGTTTCTTGCGGCGGGTGTCATCCTCTTCTCGTTGTTTGTCGGCGTGGTGATGTTACCGATCCTGTTGCAACATATTGAAGTTGCTGATCACTCACAGCAACTGAAAGAAGAGCGTATCGCCCGCGCAGCGACTGCAGAAGTCGCAATTGTTGCGATCCAGAAAATGGAAGAACGTCTGGCGGCAGATACCGAGGAGAACATTGATACGCAGCTACTTACGGAAGTGAGTTCGCGTGTTATTGGTAACCTGCGGCGTCGTGCTGATGGGCGAAACAATGTAGAAACGTCGTTACAGGAGGAAAACCTTGAGCGCCGTTTCCGCCTGGCCGCATTACGCTCTGAACGAGCTGAACTTTACCATTTGCGCGCCACACGTGAGATCAGTAATGAGACGCTGCAAAAGCTGTTGCACGATTTGGATTTGCTGGAAGCGTTATTGATAGAGAATCAATAA
- a CDS encoding zinc ribbon domain-containing protein YjdM, with translation MSLPNCPKCNSEYTYEDNGMYICPECAHEWNDAEPAQESDELIVKDANGNLLADGDSVTVIKDLKVKGSSSMLKIGTKVKNIRLVEGDHNIDCKIDGFGPMKLKSEFVKKN, from the coding sequence ATGTCATTACCAAACTGCCCTAAATGCAACTCCGAATACACCTATGAAGATAACGGCATGTATATCTGCCCGGAATGCGCTCACGAATGGAACGATGCAGAACCGGCACAAGAAAGCGATGAGCTGATCGTAAAAGATGCGAACGGCAATTTGCTGGCAGACGGCGACAGCGTCACCGTTATCAAAGATCTGAAAGTAAAAGGTAGCTCTTCAATGCTGAAAATCGGTACGAAAGTGAAAAACATTCGTCTGGTTGAAGGCGACCACAACATTGATTGCAAAATCGATGGTTTTGGCCCGATGAAGTTGAAATCTGAATTTGTGAAGAAGAACTAA
- the crfC gene encoding clamp-binding protein CrfC, whose protein sequence is MYTQTIYELSQEAERLLLLAIEQLDGAQHSSASQQDTGVPTVTEVKAQREMLQNELCKVTRLEMVLAIVGTMKAGKSTTINAIVGTEVLPNRNRPMTALPTLIRHTPGQKDPILHFSHVAPIDQLMAELQQRMHTCDYAYLTEVLEIDKDMQALLQRIETGLGFEKHYLGAQPIFQCLKSLNDLVRLSKALRVDFPFTDYATLEHIPVIEVEFVHLAGRADYPGQLTLLDTPGPNEAGQPHLQKMLREQLARASAVLAIMDYTQLKSVSDEDLRQTIAAVGKLVPLYALVNKFDQQDRNSDDEDQVKALISGTLMKGSISPGQIFPVSSMWGYLANRARYELQQYGRLPDPDEQRWVRDFADAALGRRWRNTDLTDSTAIRQAADQLWEDSLLECPIQALLHAAYANASLFALRSASHKILNYAQTRRDSLNFRERALSVATEQLQQHIAQLEDDLQLLKVNQMQVNDEINHEIVLALAAADHYLQQRQSDILRQFVALFNRKNVHDKAMREGWLPQADITDETLVLPDEGQAQIVLSKIRASCEGVLLAAQDEISRDMTLRFTQLESTLNRTLTEAVRPIEQRVVSALNHSGFHARIRLAPLHRTIFNFNIRPFFVEAIAEEAPPDRQGRMRETFSRWLNQPDWSGNEYLKEKRRYTLEITRLHQHLADYVQLFCQQISKALTAHIDVSVTAAMAAFFSDFTRELAEIQQNLRESLVVRQHNESALNVLREQLKQTISSTGWMFEDARLLRDDIQTLLLTGHNDD, encoded by the coding sequence ATGTACACACAAACAATATATGAATTAAGCCAGGAGGCTGAGCGATTATTGCTGCTAGCCATTGAACAGCTTGATGGCGCGCAACATTCATCTGCCAGCCAGCAAGATACGGGTGTACCCACGGTAACTGAAGTAAAAGCCCAACGAGAAATGCTGCAAAACGAGTTATGCAAAGTGACGCGGCTTGAAATGGTGTTAGCCATTGTAGGCACGATGAAAGCAGGTAAATCGACGACAATCAATGCCATTGTTGGCACAGAAGTATTACCTAACCGCAACCGGCCAATGACCGCGCTTCCTACTCTTATTCGCCATACTCCAGGGCAAAAAGATCCCATACTGCATTTTTCACACGTTGCCCCTATCGATCAGTTAATGGCGGAGTTGCAACAGCGAATGCACACTTGTGATTATGCTTATCTGACCGAAGTCCTTGAGATCGATAAAGATATGCAGGCATTGCTGCAGCGAATAGAAACCGGGCTGGGGTTCGAAAAGCATTATCTTGGCGCACAGCCTATTTTTCAGTGTCTGAAAAGTCTTAATGATCTGGTGCGCTTATCAAAAGCGCTACGGGTGGATTTTCCCTTTACCGACTATGCCACCCTTGAACATATTCCAGTAATAGAAGTGGAGTTTGTTCATCTCGCCGGGCGTGCAGATTATCCGGGGCAATTGACGCTTCTCGATACACCTGGGCCAAACGAAGCCGGGCAACCTCACCTGCAAAAAATGCTGAGAGAGCAACTGGCGCGAGCATCTGCGGTACTGGCGATTATGGATTACACGCAACTTAAATCGGTGTCGGATGAAGATCTCCGCCAGACAATTGCCGCTGTTGGAAAATTGGTTCCGTTGTATGCGTTAGTGAATAAATTCGATCAACAAGATCGTAACAGTGATGATGAAGATCAAGTCAAAGCATTAATATCGGGCACGCTGATGAAGGGCTCGATTTCCCCAGGGCAAATTTTTCCAGTGTCGTCGATGTGGGGGTATCTGGCGAATCGTGCACGGTACGAACTACAGCAATATGGGCGATTACCGGATCCTGATGAACAGCGTTGGGTGCGAGACTTTGCAGATGCAGCGTTGGGCAGGCGTTGGCGTAATACTGATTTGACCGATAGCACCGCTATTCGCCAGGCTGCTGACCAGTTGTGGGAGGATTCGCTACTGGAATGCCCCATTCAGGCATTACTTCACGCAGCTTATGCAAACGCCTCGCTTTTTGCCTTGCGCTCGGCATCACATAAGATATTGAATTATGCGCAAACGAGACGTGATTCGCTTAATTTTCGTGAGCGAGCACTCAGTGTGGCCACTGAACAGTTACAGCAGCACATTGCACAGCTGGAAGATGATTTGCAGTTATTGAAAGTGAATCAGATGCAGGTTAACGATGAAATTAACCATGAAATCGTGCTGGCGCTGGCAGCTGCGGACCACTATTTGCAGCAACGCCAGAGCGATATTTTGCGTCAGTTCGTCGCGTTGTTTAATCGGAAAAATGTTCACGATAAGGCCATGCGAGAAGGCTGGCTGCCGCAAGCAGACATCACTGACGAGACCTTAGTCTTACCCGACGAAGGCCAGGCGCAGATCGTGCTAAGTAAAATTCGCGCGTCGTGTGAAGGCGTTTTGCTGGCGGCACAGGACGAGATTAGCCGTGATATGACGCTTCGATTCACCCAACTGGAATCGACCCTTAACCGGACCTTAACTGAAGCCGTGCGTCCCATTGAACAGCGGGTGGTATCAGCGTTGAATCATTCAGGATTTCATGCCCGTATACGTTTAGCACCATTGCACAGAACGATATTTAACTTCAATATCCGGCCATTTTTCGTGGAGGCGATAGCGGAGGAAGCTCCTCCTGATCGCCAGGGACGAATGCGTGAAACCTTCTCCCGTTGGTTAAATCAACCAGACTGGAGTGGTAACGAATATCTCAAAGAGAAGAGACGCTATACCCTGGAAATAACACGCCTGCACCAACACCTGGCAGACTATGTTCAACTGTTTTGCCAACAAATCAGCAAAGCTTTAACCGCTCACATCGATGTTTCTGTTACCGCCGCAATGGCAGCTTTCTTTAGCGATTTCACGCGCGAACTGGCTGAAATTCAGCAAAACCTGCGCGAAAGCCTGGTTGTGCGTCAGCACAATGAATCAGCACTCAATGTGTTACGAGAACAGTTAAAACAGACAATTTCCTCTACCGGATGGATGTTCGAAGATGCCCGTTTGCTTCGTGATGATATCCAGACACTTTTATTAACCGGGCATAATGATGACTAA
- a CDS encoding diguanylate cyclase regulator RdcB family protein produces MTNAILTGPGRVLESVQPKFMVSLLQDDDATGEMPQQQFRQRLTQEILVQTQQQWVAPGVYRKQLAMSLQLMEKLVAIHDPGHLALTLINQRLQHLLNTESPGALHYPMLILLHEKFVARCAWKEKALMQRGLTVQAGNHCEQIFTRWRAGVYDTWSLSGRCFIALEELRWGAFGDACRLAGPDVATLLIDNLRSMATEYLALSIHAAPATRHFYHHWITPMNGKGEYSELLSWMGDWCDVDKHPVCWSVSQRWQNVASGMPRLCSAGRLAAAMIEEMF; encoded by the coding sequence ATGACTAACGCGATACTGACCGGGCCTGGACGCGTACTGGAATCGGTGCAGCCAAAGTTTATGGTCTCGCTGCTACAGGATGATGACGCTACGGGTGAGATGCCGCAGCAGCAGTTTCGCCAGCGTTTAACGCAGGAGATCCTTGTCCAAACGCAACAACAGTGGGTTGCGCCCGGTGTCTACAGAAAGCAACTGGCGATGTCACTGCAATTGATGGAAAAACTGGTCGCGATACATGATCCCGGGCATCTGGCACTCACTCTGATTAACCAGCGTTTGCAGCATCTGTTGAATACAGAAAGCCCAGGCGCACTGCATTACCCAATGCTTATCCTGCTTCATGAAAAATTCGTAGCCCGTTGTGCCTGGAAAGAGAAAGCACTGATGCAGCGTGGGCTGACAGTTCAGGCGGGTAACCACTGCGAGCAAATTTTCACGCGCTGGCGTGCAGGTGTGTATGACACATGGTCTTTGTCCGGGCGCTGTTTTATCGCCCTGGAGGAGCTGCGCTGGGGAGCGTTTGGCGATGCTTGTCGTCTGGCGGGGCCTGATGTGGCGACCCTGCTGATTGATAATTTGCGTTCGATGGCAACGGAGTATCTGGCACTCAGTATTCATGCCGCGCCTGCAACACGCCATTTTTATCACCACTGGATAACGCCGATGAACGGGAAAGGGGAATATAGCGAGTTATTAAGCTGGATGGGTGACTGGTGTGATGTGGACAAACATCCGGTGTGCTGGTCGGTGAGTCAGCGTTGGCAAAACGTTGCGTCGGGGATGCCCCGGCTCTGTTCCGCCGGGCGTCTTGCAGCTGCCATGATTGAGGAAATGTTTTAA
- the proP gene encoding glycine betaine/L-proline transporter ProP: MLKKKKVKPITLRDVTIIDDGKLRKAITAASLGNAMEWFDFGVYGFVAYALGKVFFPGADPSVQMVAALATFSVPFLIRPLGGLFFGMLGDKYGRQKILAITIVIMSVSTFCIGLIPSYASIGIWAPILLLLCKMAQGFSVGGEYTGASIFVAEYSPDRKRGFMGSWLDFGSIAGFVLGAGVVVLISTIVGEENFLDWGWRIPFFIALPLGIIGLYLRHALEETPAFQQHVEKLEQGDREGLQDGPKVSFKEIATKHWRSLLACIGLVIATNVTYYMLLTYMPSYLSHNLHYSEDHGVLIIIAIMIGMLFVQPVMGLLSDRFGRRPFVILGSIALFVLAIPAFILINSNIIGLIFAGLLMLAVILNCFTGVMASTLPAMFPTHIRYSALAAAFNISVLIAGLTPTAAAWLVESSHNLMMPAYYLMVVAVIGLITGITMKETANRPLKGATPAASDLQEAKEILGEHYDNIEQKIDDIDLEIADLQAKRSRLVQQHPRIVE; this comes from the coding sequence ATGCTGAAAAAGAAAAAAGTAAAACCCATTACGCTTCGTGATGTCACGATTATCGATGACGGAAAATTGCGAAAAGCCATTACCGCAGCCTCGCTGGGTAACGCAATGGAATGGTTCGATTTTGGTGTTTATGGTTTTGTTGCTTACGCATTAGGTAAAGTGTTCTTTCCGGGAGCCGACCCCAGCGTGCAGATGGTTGCCGCACTTGCCACTTTCTCCGTTCCCTTTCTGATTCGACCGCTTGGCGGACTTTTCTTCGGTATGTTGGGCGATAAATATGGTCGCCAGAAGATCCTTGCGATCACCATTGTGATTATGTCGGTCAGTACTTTCTGTATCGGTTTAATTCCTTCCTATGCCTCCATTGGTATTTGGGCGCCGATCCTGTTGCTGCTCTGTAAGATGGCGCAAGGTTTCTCCGTCGGTGGCGAATATACCGGGGCATCGATATTTGTTGCGGAATACTCTCCTGACCGTAAACGTGGCTTTATGGGCAGCTGGCTGGACTTCGGTTCCATTGCCGGGTTTGTGCTGGGGGCAGGCGTGGTGGTCCTTATTTCGACCATTGTTGGCGAGGAGAATTTCCTCGACTGGGGCTGGCGTATTCCGTTCTTTATCGCTCTGCCGTTAGGGATTATTGGCCTTTACTTGCGTCATGCGCTGGAAGAGACACCCGCGTTCCAGCAACATGTTGAGAAACTGGAGCAGGGCGACCGTGAAGGTTTGCAGGATGGCCCAAAAGTTTCATTTAAAGAGATCGCCACTAAACACTGGCGTAGTTTGCTGGCATGTATTGGTCTGGTGATCGCGACGAACGTCACTTACTACATGTTGCTGACTTACATGCCGAGTTATCTTTCGCATAACCTGCATTACTCGGAAGATCACGGCGTGTTGATTATCATCGCTATTATGATCGGTATGCTGTTTGTGCAGCCAGTGATGGGGCTGCTTAGCGACCGGTTTGGCCGTCGTCCGTTTGTTATTCTCGGCAGTATTGCGCTGTTTGTGCTGGCGATTCCGGCGTTTATTTTGATTAATAGTAATATTATCGGCCTGATTTTTGCCGGGCTGTTGATGCTGGCGGTGATCCTCAACTGTTTTACCGGGGTCATGGCCTCCACGCTTCCGGCGATGTTCCCGACGCATATTCGCTACAGTGCACTGGCAGCTGCGTTTAATATTTCGGTATTGATTGCTGGTTTGACACCAACCGCAGCAGCCTGGTTGGTGGAAAGCTCGCATAATTTGATGATGCCAGCGTACTACCTGATGGTGGTGGCGGTGATTGGTTTAATTACTGGCATTACCATGAAAGAGACGGCGAATCGTCCGCTGAAAGGTGCGACACCAGCGGCGTCAGACTTGCAGGAAGCGAAGGAAATTCTTGGTGAGCATTACGATAATATTGAGCAGAAAATCGATGATATCGATCTCGAAATTGCCGATTTGCAGGCGAAACGTTCTCGCCTGGTGCAGCAACATCCGCGCATAGTGGAGTAA
- the pmrR gene encoding LpxT activity modulator PmrR has product MKNRVYESLTTVFSVLVVSSFLYIWFVTY; this is encoded by the coding sequence ATGAAAAACCGTGTTTATGAAAGTTTAACGACTGTGTTTAGCGTGCTGGTGGTCAGCAGCTTTCTCTATATCTGGTTTGTGACTTACTGA
- the pmrA gene encoding two-component system response regulator PmrA has protein sequence MKILIVEDDTLLLQGLILAAQTEGYACDGVSTARAAEQFLESGHYSLVVLDLGLPDEDGLHFLARIRQKKHTLPVLILTARDTLTDKIAGLDVGADDYLVKPFALEELHARIRALLRRHNTQGESELNIGNLKLIMGRRQVWMGNEELILTPKEYALLSRLMLKAGSPVHREILYNDIYNWDNEPSTNTLEVHIHNLRDKIGKERIRTVRGFGYMLVTSEEAK, from the coding sequence ATGAAAATCTTAATTGTTGAAGACGATACATTGTTACTACAGGGATTAATCCTTGCTGCGCAAACCGAAGGTTATGCCTGCGACGGTGTTTCAACGGCTCGCGCTGCCGAGCAGTTTCTGGAGAGCGGGCATTACAGCCTGGTTGTGCTCGATCTCGGCTTGCCCGACGAAGATGGCCTGCACTTTCTTGCTCGTATCCGGCAGAAAAAACACACTCTGCCAGTTCTGATTCTGACTGCACGCGACACGCTCACTGACAAAATCGCCGGGCTGGATGTCGGTGCAGATGATTATCTGGTGAAACCCTTTGCGCTGGAGGAGCTACATGCCCGCATCCGCGCCTTGTTACGCCGACACAATACCCAGGGTGAAAGTGAACTCAATATTGGCAATCTTAAGCTGATTATGGGACGACGCCAGGTGTGGATGGGGAATGAAGAACTGATCCTGACGCCAAAAGAGTACGCGCTGCTGTCGCGGTTAATGCTCAAAGCAGGTAGCCCTGTACACCGGGAAATTCTCTACAACGATATTTATAACTGGGATAACGAGCCTTCCACCAACACGCTGGAAGTGCATATCCATAACCTGCGCGACAAAATCGGCAAGGAGCGAATCCGCACCGTGCGCGGTTTTGGCTATATGCTGGTTACCTCTGAGGAAGCTAAGTGA
- the eptA gene encoding phosphoethanolamine transferase EptA: MFKLLLKRPSLSLTSWLLLVSVYISVCLNVAFYNQVMRVLPLDSTRNVLVFISMPFVAFSVINIVLTLASFLWLHRLLACVFILVAASAQYFIMTYGIVIDRSMIANIVDTTPAESFALMTPQMLLTLGLSGILAVFIACWIKITPAPSRLRSGLIRGANVLVSVLIILLIAALFYKDYASLFRNNKELVKSLSPSNSIVASWSWYSHQRLAHLPLVRIGEDAHRNPLMQQGERKNLTILIVGETSRAENFSLNGYPRDTNPRLAKDNVVYFPNTASCGTATAVSVPCMFSDMPRKHYDEELAQHQEGLLDVIQRAGINVLWNDNDGGCKGACDRVPHQNMTALNLPGQCINGECYDEVLFHGLEDYINNLQGDGVIVLHTIGSHGPTYFNRYPPQFRKFTPTCDTNEIQTCSQEQLVNTYDNTLVYVDYIVDKAINFLKAHQDKFTTSLVYLSDHGESLGDNGVYLHGLPYAIAPDVQKQVPMLLWLSEDYQKRYGVDQSCLQKQAATQHYSQDNLFSTMLGLTGVQTSYYQATDDILQQCRRNAR, from the coding sequence ATGTTTAAGCTCCTGTTAAAAAGACCTTCTCTTAGCCTGACAAGCTGGCTACTTCTGGTTTCAGTCTATATTTCCGTGTGCCTGAACGTCGCCTTTTACAACCAGGTGATGCGGGTGCTGCCCCTCGATTCAACGCGTAATGTGCTGGTCTTCATCTCCATGCCGTTTGTCGCTTTTAGCGTGATCAATATAGTACTGACACTGGCGTCGTTCTTGTGGTTGCACCGCCTGCTGGCTTGTGTGTTTATTCTGGTTGCAGCATCAGCACAATATTTCATCATGACTTACGGTATCGTCATTGACCGCTCAATGATTGCCAATATCGTCGATACCACTCCCGCCGAATCCTTTGCATTAATGACACCACAAATGCTGCTGACTCTGGGTCTGAGTGGCATTCTGGCCGTGTTCATTGCGTGTTGGATCAAAATTACGCCAGCGCCATCACGGTTACGCAGCGGGCTAATTCGTGGTGCAAATGTACTGGTCTCAGTGCTAATCATTCTGCTTATTGCAGCCTTGTTCTATAAAGATTACGCGTCACTCTTTCGCAATAATAAAGAGCTGGTGAAATCGCTCAGCCCGTCGAACAGCATCGTTGCCAGTTGGTCATGGTACTCTCATCAGCGCCTGGCGCACTTGCCGCTGGTGCGTATTGGCGAAGATGCGCATCGCAACCCACTGATGCAACAAGGGGAGCGTAAAAACCTGACCATTCTGATCGTTGGCGAGACATCGCGGGCGGAGAATTTCTCACTTAACGGTTACCCCCGTGATACCAACCCTCGTCTGGCAAAAGATAATGTCGTCTACTTCCCGAATACTGCATCCTGCGGAACTGCGACAGCAGTATCCGTACCCTGCATGTTCTCAGATATGCCGCGCAAACATTATGATGAAGAACTGGCGCAGCATCAGGAAGGTCTGCTGGATGTGATTCAGCGTGCGGGTATCAATGTTTTGTGGAATGACAATGATGGTGGCTGTAAAGGTGCCTGTGACCGTGTGCCGCATCAGAATATGACTGCACTGAATTTGCCCGGTCAATGTATTAACGGCGAATGCTATGACGAAGTGCTGTTCCATGGGCTTGAAGATTACATAAATAATCTGCAAGGCGATGGCGTCATCGTGTTACACACTATTGGTAGCCACGGCCCCACCTACTTCAACCGATACCCACCGCAGTTCAGGAAATTTACCCCCACCTGCGATACCAACGAAATCCAGACTTGTTCGCAGGAACAACTGGTGAATACCTATGACAATACGCTGGTGTATGTTGACTATATTGTTGATAAAGCGATTAATTTTCTGAAAGCGCATCAGGACAAATTCACCACCAGCCTGGTTTATCTCTCAGACCACGGGGAATCTCTGGGGGATAACGGTGTTTACCTGCATGGGTTGCCATATGCCATCGCCCCGGATGTGCAAAAACAGGTACCGATGCTGCTCTGGCTGTCAGAGGACTATCAAAAACGCTATGGTGTCGACCAGAGTTGCCTGCAAAAACAGGCCGCGACACAGCATTATTCGCAGGACAATTTATTCTCAACCATGCTGGGACTTACGGGCGTACAAACATCGTATTACCAGGCCACAGATGATATTTTGCAGCAATGCCGGAGAAACGCTCGATGA
- a CDS encoding AraC family transcriptional regulator, protein MRICSSQPCVVVLTEKDVWLRVNGKEPVNLKANNMALIACDNNIVDISSLNNELVAHISLDIIKDYLRFLNKDLSQFPLWQRSATPLLTATSLTPDVFRVAAQHSAKDPENEVEKERTRSLLFTVLSRFLESKKFIPLLMYMLRSCVSDSVYHIIESDIHKDWNLSMVASCLCLSPSLLKKKLKSENTSYSQIITTCRMRYAVNQLLMDDKNISQVSQSCGYNSTSYFIAVFKEFYGMTPLHYVAEHRIRQ, encoded by the coding sequence ATGAGAATTTGCAGCAGTCAACCTTGTGTCGTGGTATTAACCGAGAAGGATGTTTGGCTTAGGGTAAATGGCAAGGAGCCTGTAAATTTAAAAGCGAATAACATGGCGTTAATCGCTTGTGATAATAATATTGTCGATATCTCCTCACTGAATAATGAGCTTGTTGCCCACATAAGTCTCGACATCATCAAAGATTATCTCCGCTTTCTGAATAAAGACCTCTCTCAGTTTCCTCTCTGGCAACGAAGTGCAACCCCGCTTCTCACCGCGACCAGCCTGACTCCCGACGTCTTTCGTGTCGCCGCGCAGCACAGCGCAAAAGACCCCGAGAACGAAGTTGAAAAAGAACGTACCCGCTCACTGTTATTCACTGTTTTATCCCGTTTCCTCGAAAGTAAAAAATTTATCCCGCTGTTGATGTATATGCTACGCAGCTGCGTCAGTGACAGCGTTTATCATATTATCGAGAGCGATATCCATAAAGACTGGAATCTTAGTATGGTAGCCAGCTGTTTATGTCTCAGTCCAAGTTTGTTAAAGAAAAAGCTTAAAAGTGAAAACACCAGTTACAGTCAAATAATCACCACCTGCCGAATGCGCTATGCGGTAAATCAATTATTGATGGATGATAAAAATATTTCTCAGGTTTCACAGTCCTGCGGTTACAACAGCACATCCTATTTTATTGCCGTATTTAAAGAATTTTATGGTATGACGCCATTGCACTACGTTGCCGAACATCGGATTCGTCAGTAA
- a CDS encoding DUF2238 domain-containing protein, with translation MTRSLKPLILNTGALALTLILIYTGISTHDKLTWLMEVTPVIIVVPLLLATARRYPLTPLLYTLIFFHAIILMVGGQYTYAKVPVGFEVQEWLGLSRNPYDKLGHFFQGLVPALVAREILVRGMYVRGRKMVAFLVCCVALAISAMYELIEWWAALAMGQGADDFLGTQGDQWDTQSDMFCALLGALTTVLLLARLHCRQLLRYGLIT, from the coding sequence ATGACCCGCTCACTCAAGCCATTAATTCTTAACACCGGCGCACTGGCGCTAACGTTAATCCTGATTTATACCGGCATTTCGACCCATGACAAACTCACCTGGCTGATGGAAGTGACACCGGTGATTATCGTGGTGCCGCTACTGCTTGCCACCGCCAGACGTTATCCGTTAACGCCGCTGCTCTATACGCTCATTTTCTTTCACGCCATCATCCTGATGGTCGGCGGACAATACACCTACGCGAAAGTCCCCGTTGGTTTTGAGGTGCAAGAATGGTTGGGATTGAGCCGTAATCCGTATGACAAGCTGGGGCATTTTTTCCAGGGGCTGGTGCCTGCACTGGTGGCACGAGAGATCCTCGTGCGTGGGATGTACGTTCGCGGACGTAAGATGGTAGCGTTTCTGGTCTGCTGCGTGGCACTGGCGATAAGCGCGATGTATGAATTAATCGAGTGGTGGGCGGCGCTGGCAATGGGCCAGGGAGCGGATGATTTTCTCGGTACACAGGGCGACCAGTGGGACACGCAATCCGATATGTTCTGCGCACTGCTGGGGGCATTAACGACGGTGTTATTGCTTGCCCGCCTTCATTGCCGCCAGCTCCTGCGCTATGGCTTAATCACCTGA